The DNA region TTGCCTCGGTCGATGCAACCGCCAGATCGCAGGACGCCACGAGCTGACAGCCGGCCGCCGTCGCGATCGTCGCGACCTCCGCAATCACGGGCTGCGGAATCTGCTGAATCGTCTCCATCAGCTCGACGCAAACGTCGAAAATTTCTCGGTACGCCGCCACATCGCGATCGCGCAGCTCGCGTAGGTCGTGTCCGGCACTGAACGCCGGCCCATCGCCGCACAGAATTGCGACGCGGACATCCGCATCCTCACCAATCGCATTAAACGCGCGAACGAGTTCGCGCATCACGCCTAATGAAAGCGCGTTGCGTTTCTCGGGACGGCGCATGGTAACGATCGCGATGCCATCCGCGATCTCGGTCGTAACGAACTGTTTTGTATCTAACATAATCTCATTTGGGCGATGACGGGCTCGAACCGCCGACATCTTGCGTGTAAAGCAAGCGCTCTACCAGCTGAGCTAATCGCCCGAGTTTGCTTCTGTATTCGAGCCGACCGCTAACCCGCCTCGTTCCACCGAGGGCGTCTGAATTCGACCGCGGAGCCATGGAGGGCGAGAGCGGTGCCAAGAAGCAGGGCGCGCGAAGGCGGGATGCCGGAGCACGACCGGGCCCGAGGTGGAATGAGGCGGGTTAGCGGTCGGCTATTTTTTTGGTGAGGATCGAGATCGCGGCTTGCAGCTGTGCGTCGTTGGTTGCATCGCCGAAACGCGCGTTCTTGTTTTCCGTCACCGCAAAATCCGGCTCGATGCCTTTGAGATTGATGTCGCGATGCTTCGGCGTCAGGTAATGCGCCGTCGTGATCTTGATCGCCGCGCCGTCCGGTAACTGCGTGAGTGATTGCATGACGCCTTTGCCGTACGTTTTCTCGCCGACCAGCACGCCGATGCCGTTATCTTGCAGAGCGCCCGCCGTGATTTCAGACGCTGAAGCCGTGTAGCGATTGACGAGAATGGTCATCGGCTTGGCGGGCAGCGCGTCTTGCGGAGCCTGCACGGTGTAAACGTGTGAGCCGCGCTCTTCGACGGTCAGCAGCGGATTGTTGTTGATGAACTTCGAGCTGATGTCGAGCGCCGAGTTGACGTAACCGCCGCCGTTGTTGCGCAGGTCGAGAATGTAGCCGCGCACGCCTTGATCTTCAAGGCGGTTCAGCGCCGCGCCGAACTGGTCGGGAGTTTCGCGGCCGAACGTCAAGATCGCGACGTAGCCGATCTTGCCGGGCAGCATCTTGTAGATGACGGTAGGAGGCTGAACGTCCGTGCGTGTCATCGCGAGCGTTCCGACCGGATTGCCGTCGCGCACAACTTGCAGATGCACTGTAGTGCCGGCCTCGCCGCGCAAGAGTTTCACGGCGTCTTCTTGTTTCAGCCCCTTGGTAGACGTGCCGTTCACGCTGATGAAATCGTCACCCGCGAGAATGCCCGCCTGATCGGCCGGGGTTCCGGGCACCACGTAGTATGCGCGGATGTACTGGGTTGCCGGATCGGGCTCGATGAGCACGCCGATGCCCGAGATCTTTTGCGGATCGAGGGCGTCGTTGAATTTCTGATACTCTTCGGGCGTGAAAAAGCTGGTGTATTGGTCGCCGAGCGCTTTAGCCATGCCGCCGATCGCGACGTAGGTGAGCACTGTCTCGGACTCATGCGTGGCGGTCTCGGTGCGCGCGATCTCAGCGGCGATCTGCGCGACGTTTTCGCCGCTGCTCGCGCGAGCGCGCATAACGGGCAGCGTCACAACGACGCCGCGGTGCGCGGCCTCGGCGGCAAGCGCCTTGCGGGCTCCGTCGAGCACGCCTTGAACGTCAACTTTTGAATAGTAGGTCGTCGTCAGAAGTTCGTAGCTCTGGAACAGGTCGCCCGAGGCCAGCCCCTGCGGGGCTGCCGGCAGGGCGGCCTGGAGTGCGAAAAGGATGGTTGCGGCAAAGGCCGCCCGTCGAAAGAGCCCGTGTATCATGTCATCCTAACGTTCGGCGGCCCGGGAGCGTTTGCATTGGCGGGCAGCCCTGCAACGCCGCACCGCCGAGGTAAGGTTATCGTTAACGTGGCTACAATCCAGCGCATCGAAAGTCAGATCGCCCGGGTGGAGGGCTTTAACGCCGTCTTCGTGACCGAAGACAAGCGCGACCTCAGGGGCGACCGTACCGGCATCCCCGGCTACTCCAACCGCTTTGCAAAAAAGGCGCCCGGCCGCATGACGGTCGAGGGCTGGAAGCAGCGGCGCTTTCGCGCGATCTATCCCGGTTTTGACGCCGACGTTCTCATGGCCAACGGCCAACCTGCGCGCGGCAATACGTTTCTGGAAACCGTCCGCAACTCATATCATTAGATGTTGGCGACCAGTTTGGACGCCAGCTCTTTTTTCAGCTTGTCCTCGCGCGCCGCAGATTTAGCAACGGGTTCGCGGAAGTCGCCGGTGACCGTGAGATTGACCAAGATACCGTTGCCGCCTTTGCGCACCAAAAGCCCCGACGGACTCATGTACGCTTCGTCCCCGATTCCGGCGACGGCCGGCCCTTTGGCCGTGTGCGAATACCATCCCCAGCTGCCCGCTTCCACTGAAACGGTGTTCAGGCCGTTACGATATTCGCACGTCGTAACGTAGTCGCTGAGCTTCTCCGAGCTGGTTTGTTTTGCTTGGGCGCCGATGACGCTTTGAGCCAGCGGTGCGGTGAGCAGGGCACATGCCGTCGGGCCCGTGTAGGAGGCGCCAAACGGGCATCCTGTCAGCGTGGCGACTGCGGCGGCGCCCAAGATAAGAGCCATCGATCTCTTCATAAAGAGCACTCCTTTGAAGCACTGCCTTACTCCCGGCAAAGTCCGGACACCTACATCGTCTTCAGGTGCTCGACGAGATGATCGAGCGTCTGTCCCCATCCGATTAGGGCACCGTTAGGCTCGGCAACGGAGAGCGGAATCGACTGCGTGACCGTGAGCTTTGTTCTCTTGCCGCCGTCGAGCGGTTCGAGCGTTACCGTCATCACCATCTCGTCGGGGAAATCTTCGCTTAACCCGCACTCCGCCGGTTTGAGGAAGTTTCCGTGCTCGTCTGAAAAATGCACCAGCGAGACCGTGCGCTTGGGAATCTCGACTTCTTGAAACGTGGCCTTGGAATAGACGGCGCGCCCTTCCCGCCACTGCGGCGACTGCATGCTGAACAACATCGTGCCGCCGGGGCGCAGGTCGATCTCGCAATGCGGAATCGTAAAGCCGTCGGGCGCGAACCACTGTTTCAGGTGCTCGGGTTCGTACCAGGCTTTGAACACGACATCCGGCGCGGCATCGAGCACGCGCGTAAGCGTTAGGATCGGTTCGGAGGTCTTATCGTTTGCGGCCACGGCTCTTCTCTTTTCCGTGCAGTTGCTGCACATAGGTTTCCAGGCGATCGAGGCGCTGCGCCCAGGCGCGCTCGTGTTGCCGCAGCCATGCGGCCAATGGCTCGAGCCCGCGCGGCTCGGCGCGATAATACGTGTTGCGGCCCTCACGCCGCGGTGAAACGAGCCGCGCTTCGTACAGGACTTTCAAGTGCTGGGAAACGGCCGGCTGCGAAACGCGGGCGTACGCTGTCAGCGCCCCCACACTGGCTTCTTTCTGGGCGGCAATGCGCTCGAAAATCGCGCGGCGCGTCGGGTCCGAGAGCGTACGCATGACCAGGTCCGGCGCGGCAGGCATGGCTTAATCATAAGCAATCACTTATATGTTTGTCAACCATTTCGCGCTATGTGCCCCAAGCTAACTCCGTACAAGACCGCGATGCTTCGTTCGCACTACGATGAAAGGAGTGACCTGGACAACCTCGGCGATCCGCATGCTCCTGATTTTAATCACGGTTCTGGCAGCCCGGGCTGTGCCGGGTCCCGCCGCGCCGCTAGGAGCCTCAGAGACTTTTCATATTCGCTTCGAGGCTACGGTCGGTGCGCGGCCGTTTCAGTGCGGCCTGGCATATTCATTGGGCCGTGACGGCGCGACCGCGACTCCCCAATACTTTCGTTTTTATCTATCCCAGGTCGCCTTGATTGCAGCCGGCGGAAAACGCGTGCCGCTGACGCTGCAGCAGGACGGCGTCTGGCAACGCCGCGACGTCGCGTTCCTGAGCTTCGAAGATCCGCACAGCGGCTGCGCCAACGGATCGCCGCAGTTGCACACGCAAATCGTGGGGTCCGCGCCGCGACAGCGCTACACCGGCATCGAGTTCGTGCTGGGAGTTCCCGACGATCTGGATCACGCCGACGCCACGATCGCTCTCTCTCCTTTGAATCTGTCCGACATGTTTTGGAGCTGGCAGGACGGTTACAAGTTCCTGCGGTTCGACGCCCGGGTCGCGTCGTCGGGCCGCTCCGCATCATACATTCTTCACGTAGGGAGCACCGGGTGCGTCCTGAGCGCTAAAATCGCGCACTGCGCGAGTCCGAATCGCGCCACCGTCGACCTGGACGGCTTCGATCCGGCCAAGAACGTCATTGTGGCGGACGTTGCGGATCTGTTCGCAGATGCAGACCTGATGCAGCTCGCCCAAAAGGGCGGGTGCATGTCGGGGCGCGGCGACGCGTGCCAGCCGGTCATGCGCGATCTCGGCGTGACCTTTGAAGGCGAACCGGCAGCCAAACAGCGGCTTTTTCGGATTCGTTAACGCTATGCGTTTTTTCGGAACTTTGGCTGCAACGTGGATTGCAGCCACCATTGCGATTGCGTCGGCCGGTCCCGCTGCCCATTATCGTTGGAACCTGCCACCATGGGCGGCTCCGCCGATCGTACCGAGCGATAATCCGATGACGCAAGAAAAAGTGACGCTCGGCAGATACTTGTTTTATGACAAACGCCTTTCGCTCAATCAGACATTCTCGTGCGCGACATGTCACCAGCAGCGGTTTGGTTTTACCGATAACAAGCCGACCGCAATTGGAAGTACCGGCCAGCATCATCCTCGCCGCGCATCGAACCTAACGAATGTCGGCTACAACACGGCGCTGACGTGGGCAAACCCAACGCAGCATTCGCTCGAGCGGCAGATGCTGTTGCCGATGTTCGGCGAGCATCCCGTCGAGCTCGGCCTTGCGGGTCACGAGAAAGTACTTGTCGCCCGGTTGCAGGCGCAGGCGTTGTATCGCAAACTGTTCGGCGAAGCATTCCCCGCCATCGCTCAGCCCATTTCGCTCGGAACGATCACAAAAGCGATCGCTTCATTCGAACGAACGCTTGTCTCGTTCTCCTCGCCGTACGACCTCTACCGGTATGGCGGCAAGCCGTCCGCGATTAGCGCTTCGGCAAAACGCGGCGAGGCGTTATTCTTCGGAGAAAAGCTGGAGTGCTTTCATTGCCACGGCGGCATCAATTTCAGCGATTCGTCGGCCGACATCCGGACGCGCATCTTTCGCACCGCCTACCACAACACGGGATTGTATAACATCGGCCCGGACGGAGCATACCCGGTCAATAATCCCGGACTGTATGAGTTCACGCGCCGGCCGAAAGACATGGGCGCGTTTAAGGCGCCGACGCTGCGGAACGTCGCCGTTCGCGCGCCCTACATGCACGATGGAAGCGTGAAGGACCTCGACGCTGCCCTCGACCATTACAGCGCGGGCGGGAGGACGATTACCGGCGGCCCCTACCGGGGCATCGGCCGCCTCAATCCCCACAAAGACCTGGTGATTCGAGGGTTTGCGTTAACCGCCCAAGAGCGCCGCGACCTCATGGCGTTCCTGAATTCGCTAACAGACCAAACGTTCTTAACGAATCCTGCGCTTTCAGACCCCTTTTTGAAGCACTAGAGACTGTATCTCGCGGACGCCCTGCCGATAGAGTATTTGGGAGGGACTCTCATGCGGAAACCGGCTCTTTTATGAGCCTTATTGGCCGTGCATTTGGTGCGCGTAGCAAACCACGCGGCGATGCGCCGCAGCAGCTCGAGAAGGTGCTGGGCGATTTGCAGGTCAGCGAACTGGAGAACGAGGACCGCTACGCCTTCAAAGCGCCGGCCGCGGCTGAAACCGTCACGGCTAAGCCGATCGAACCCACGGCGCCTCCCCCCAGCGCCGAAGATCATCGCGAGCGGCTCGAAAAGCTCCTGAACGACGCGCGGCAGATCTCGCAACTGCTCGAAAAAGAAGCGGCCGAAGCGGAGCTCGCTCAGAGTCTGCGGCTCGACGAAAAACGCGCCGCGGTCGCGAAACTTGCTGAGGCGGAGCGCGACGCTGAAGCGCAGGCAAGAGCGCTCACGGAACAGCGCGAGAACGCGGAACAGCATCGCGCTCAGATAGATGCTGAAGTAAACGCGGCACAGCACGCGGTTAGCGCTGCCGAAGATTCCGTTAAACACCTCGAGGCGCTCCTTGCAGAAGCTCGGGACGTCGTTATTCAGACCAAGTCCAATTTAACAAAAACCGAAGCCGGCGCTCGCGATGCCGCAGCGCAATTAGAGGCGGGCGCGGCGAAGATTCATGAAGCGGACGCCGCTATCGCGAAATGCCGCGAAGCTCGCCTGGCAGCGGAGTCGGAAGTTCACGAAGCCGAGGCGATAGCACTTGGCATCCGGCAAACGGCGGCTACGCTCAAGCAGCTGCGCGAGGGGCCAAAGCTGGTGGCGCCTACGGGAATCGAATCGGTCGATTAGCGGTTACTGAGGACCACCGGGCAAAAACGCCGCACGCGAGGACGATCGCCGCAGGCCGGATAACCGCTTAACGGCGGAGACCGGAATGCCATGATAACAGGCTTGCTCCTTGGCGTTTTGCTGGCGCAGACGCAAACGTACCCGTACGTGAGTGCGACGGTCACCGTTACCGTCACCGATGAAACCGGGGCGCCCATCCCCGAACGCGCCGTCACGATGTATTACTCCCTGCCCGCATTCGATCCCAACACGACCGGGCGCATCACCGCCGTAACCGACGCGAGCGGCGTTGCGACGCTCGCCGGAAATCTCTTCACGGGCACATGGCGCCTGCGCGTCAACGGTGGAAGCCAATTCGACAACGCCTTGACGGAAGTGGTCATCTCGCCGGACCAGCACTCCTACCAGCAGGCGATCACGTTACATCGCAGACGCGGCGGCCGATTCTCGGAACAGCGGTCGATCGTGATCGACGTCTTTGGTGTCGCGCCCGACGGCTCGCGCGTCCCGATAGCGGGAGCGACGGTTAGCGACGCGAGCGGAAATACGGCGGTAACGGGATCCGGCGGACGAGCGACGATGACGCATAACGGTGTGATCGGAGATCTGCGCGCCTTCACAGCCACGCCTCCCGACGGGGCAATGTGGAAGCCTAACTCCAATACGGCCGTTATCGGCCGGGGCGCCGGAAACACGACCGGGGTCAGCGACTATCTCCTGATCGAGCTGCAGCCTGGGCCTGCGTACCACGCACCAAACGGCAATACAGAGAAAACGCTCACGATATCGGTCTTGGATCACGACACAGATCAGCCCGTCAGCGGCGCCGTCGTGAATCTGATCGGCACGGCGGGCCAAACGCTCACTACCGGTACAACTGCTGCGCAGGGCGAGCTTTATTTCGCGAGGCTCAACGGCTATACGGATGCGCTTCGCGTCCAGGTGCTCGCGAACGGCTACCGCGGGGCCTTACAGAACGTACCTGCCGAGCTCTTCGACAATGGTAACGCAGTGTACACGGTCTATCTGTACAAGGCGGCGGTCTGGCAGGGCCGGTGGGTGGGCACCGATACAACGTTCACCATCGGACCGACCGACATGTCCGGCGTCTTCTTTATCACCTACGAACGCACGGTACAGAACCTCAACGAGACCGGCACCTTCGGCTGCCGTGTCGACCCTTCGCAGTACGGCACCGCCTCCTGCAACTGGCAAGGCCGCGGTGTTTATCACTACGACTCGGGAGACGTGACGGGCAACACCTCGGGTACGGCCACGCTCATCATGCAAGGCGACAATACGATCACCATGACGATCACACGCACTAATCCGAATCCAGCGACCTACAGCTTCTCGATCACGCGCAGTCCCTAAGATAGACTCCCGTCATCGCCGGCAAACATTAAACATTCGTTAGGTCCGTCGACAAGCCGGTTTTGCGGCGGGACTGGCATTCCTGAAATCCGAATGCGAACACGAATTGAAACGTGACTCCCGGTCGACTCGACCGCCGCTCATTGTTACGGGAATGCATCGATCCGGAACCTCATTCGTTTCGTCGCTTCTGCGCGAAGCCGGCCTCGATGTGGGCACTCGGCTTATGGCCGCCTCGAGGGGAAATGAGCGCGGCCACTTCGAGAATTTGGATTTCGTAGAATTCCACAGGCGCTGGCTTCGCCTTACCGGTCATGATGATTCGGGCTTGGCGGCATCCGGTGCGCTGACCTTACCTGCAGACGCCGTCGCGGAGGCCCGCGACATCCTTGCAGCTAACGCGCGCAACTCCGGTTGGGGCTGGAAGGATCCGCGCACGACGATTTTTCTTGACTTTTGGGCGAACCTGGCGCCCGAGGCATGCTACGTGTTCGTCTACCGCGAGCCGAGCGAAGTTGTTGATTCCGTTTTCCGCCGCAAAGATGAATCTATCCGGCTTTCACCGGAGCTCGCGGCCCAGGCGTACCTCAAACATAACAAAATAATTTTGCAATTTGCCCGAGCAAATCGCAGTCGCTGTGTAATCGCAAATGTGTCCGAAGTGGCTCGAAACCCGGATCGGTTCCTCGCCATGGTTGCGCAAAGATCCGGTCTTCATCTGAAT from Candidatus Rubrimentiphilum sp. includes:
- a CDS encoding S41 family peptidase, whose translation is MIHGLFRRAAFAATILFALQAALPAAPQGLASGDLFQSYELLTTTYYSKVDVQGVLDGARKALAAEAAHRGVVVTLPVMRARASSGENVAQIAAEIARTETATHESETVLTYVAIGGMAKALGDQYTSFFTPEEYQKFNDALDPQKISGIGVLIEPDPATQYIRAYYVVPGTPADQAGILAGDDFISVNGTSTKGLKQEDAVKLLRGEAGTTVHLQVVRDGNPVGTLAMTRTDVQPPTVIYKMLPGKIGYVAILTFGRETPDQFGAALNRLEDQGVRGYILDLRNNGGGYVNSALDISSKFINNNPLLTVEERGSHVYTVQAPQDALPAKPMTILVNRYTASASEITAGALQDNGIGVLVGEKTYGKGVMQSLTQLPDGAAIKITTAHYLTPKHRDINLKGIEPDFAVTENKNARFGDATNDAQLQAAISILTKKIADR
- a CDS encoding SRPBCC domain-containing protein — protein: MAANDKTSEPILTLTRVLDAAPDVVFKAWYEPEHLKQWFAPDGFTIPHCEIDLRPGGTMLFSMQSPQWREGRAVYSKATFQEVEIPKRTVSLVHFSDEHGNFLKPAECGLSEDFPDEMVMTVTLEPLDGGKRTKLTVTQSIPLSVAEPNGALIGWGQTLDHLVEHLKTM
- a CDS encoding metalloregulator ArsR/SmtB family transcription factor encodes the protein MPAAPDLVMRTLSDPTRRAIFERIAAQKEASVGALTAYARVSQPAVSQHLKVLYEARLVSPRREGRNTYYRAEPRGLEPLAAWLRQHERAWAQRLDRLETYVQQLHGKEKSRGRKR
- a CDS encoding MbnP family copper-binding protein — its product is MTWTTSAIRMLLILITVLAARAVPGPAAPLGASETFHIRFEATVGARPFQCGLAYSLGRDGATATPQYFRFYLSQVALIAAGGKRVPLTLQQDGVWQRRDVAFLSFEDPHSGCANGSPQLHTQIVGSAPRQRYTGIEFVLGVPDDLDHADATIALSPLNLSDMFWSWQDGYKFLRFDARVASSGRSASYILHVGSTGCVLSAKIAHCASPNRATVDLDGFDPAKNVIVADVADLFADADLMQLAQKGGCMSGRGDACQPVMRDLGVTFEGEPAAKQRLFRIR
- a CDS encoding MbnH family di-heme enzyme is translated as MRFFGTLAATWIAATIAIASAGPAAHYRWNLPPWAAPPIVPSDNPMTQEKVTLGRYLFYDKRLSLNQTFSCATCHQQRFGFTDNKPTAIGSTGQHHPRRASNLTNVGYNTALTWANPTQHSLERQMLLPMFGEHPVELGLAGHEKVLVARLQAQALYRKLFGEAFPAIAQPISLGTITKAIASFERTLVSFSSPYDLYRYGGKPSAISASAKRGEALFFGEKLECFHCHGGINFSDSSADIRTRIFRTAYHNTGLYNIGPDGAYPVNNPGLYEFTRRPKDMGAFKAPTLRNVAVRAPYMHDGSVKDLDAALDHYSAGGRTITGGPYRGIGRLNPHKDLVIRGFALTAQERRDLMAFLNSLTDQTFLTNPALSDPFLKH
- a CDS encoding sulfotransferase translates to MKRDSRSTRPPLIVTGMHRSGTSFVSSLLREAGLDVGTRLMAASRGNERGHFENLDFVEFHRRWLRLTGHDDSGLAASGALTLPADAVAEARDILAANARNSGWGWKDPRTTIFLDFWANLAPEACYVFVYREPSEVVDSVFRRKDESIRLSPELAAQAYLKHNKIILQFARANRSRCVIANVSEVARNPDRFLAMVAQRSGLHLNLHASSPFDPELLQVIEPGSLRPALLRYVLPQIESVYSSLEREADLPGGLPQAKRPSAKSLREAFLSEWCLYSGWIASRDAGLASRQSQIDEMRTYFAEAEARNAARDAELALRQSQIDQVRAYLAEAEAGTAARDAELALRQSQIDELRIYPKIQRGLARVLDFFHLTKVSVRQ